The following coding sequences lie in one Arachis ipaensis cultivar K30076 chromosome B05, Araip1.1, whole genome shotgun sequence genomic window:
- the LOC107643997 gene encoding WAT1-related protein At3g28050 isoform X1, whose amino-acid sequence MARRWSFYKNLLPILLLIGIECNDMGLLTLFKAATNKGMSNHVFVAYAYAIATIVLIPAPFISKRSRVVPPLSFSILSKIVLLGIIGSSSQILGYAGISYSSPTLASSIGNLVPAFTFLLAVFFRMEKMDVKSRISQAKVMGSIISIAGAFVLTFYKGPSISNNSHTKITSLPLLQQPINLPRAVDTNWVLAGILLTADYLLFSIWYILQVDVLKDYPDELSMLFFYNVTSTIISTIVGSILEPNASAWKIRLDISLVSILCSGLLGKFLSNAIYAWVMHIKGPVFVTAFKPLSIVISVAMGVMFLGDTLYIGSIIGATIISIGLYTVLWGKSKEEAEEDVIGSLESLTSENVPFLHSYNTSYSEKKTDTN is encoded by the exons ATGGCAAGAAGATGGTCCTTCTACAAGAATCTGCTTCCAATCTTGTTACTTATTGGTATAGAGTGCAATGATATGGGGTTACTCACTTTGTTCAAAGCAGCCACCAATAAAGGCATGAGCAACCATGTGTTTGTTGCATATGCTTATGCTATTGCTACTATTGTTCTTATTCCTGCACCTTTCATCTCCAAAAG ATCAAGAGTGGTTCCTCCACTCAGTTTCTCCATACTTTCCAAAATTGTCCTTCTTGGGATCATAGG AAGTTCATCTCAAATTCTGGGGTATGCTGGAATTAGTTACAGTTCTCCAACACTTGCTTCATCAATTGGCAACTTGGTTCCTGCTTTCACCTTCTTGCTTGCAGTCTTTTTCAG GATGGAAAAGATGGATGTAAAAAGTAGAATTAGTCAAGCTAAGGTAATGGGAAGCATAATATCAATAGCAGGAGCATTTGTGTTGACTTTCTACAAAGGTCCATCTATCAGCAACAATTCTCATACCAAAATTACCTCATTGCCCCTGCTTCAACAACCAATTAACCTTCCCAGAGCAGTGGACACAAATTGGGTCCTTGCTGGAATTCTTCTAACAGCTGATTATTTACTTTTTTCAATATGGTACATTTTACAG gtGGATGTATTGAAGGATTACCCAGATGAACTAAGTATGCTCTTCTTTTACAACGTGACTTCAACCATCATATCTACAATTGTAGGTTCAATTTTAGAGCCTAATGCAAGTGCTTGGAAGATAAGGCTAGACATTTCATTGGTCTCAATTCTTTGCTCA ggtTTACTTGGAAAGTTCTTGAGCAATGCAATTTATGCTTGGGTGATGCACATAAAAGGACCAGTTTTTGTAACAGCATTCAAGCCACTATCAATTGTTATTTCTGTTGCCATGGGAGTCATGTTCCTAGGTGACACTCTTTATATTGGAAG TATAATTGGGGCTACAATAATATCAATTGGACTCTACACTGTATTGTGGGGCAAATCAAAAGAAGAGGCAGAGGAAGATGTTATTGGTAGCCTAGAATCACTAACTAGTGAGAATGTTCCATTCTTGCATAGCTACAACACTTCATACTCTGAAAAGAAAACAGACACAAATTAA
- the LOC107643997 gene encoding WAT1-related protein At3g28050 isoform X2, which yields MARRWSFYKNLLPILLLIGIECNDMGLLTLFKAATNKGMSNHVFVAYAYAIATIVLIPAPFISKRSSSQILGYAGISYSSPTLASSIGNLVPAFTFLLAVFFRMEKMDVKSRISQAKVMGSIISIAGAFVLTFYKGPSISNNSHTKITSLPLLQQPINLPRAVDTNWVLAGILLTADYLLFSIWYILQVDVLKDYPDELSMLFFYNVTSTIISTIVGSILEPNASAWKIRLDISLVSILCSGLLGKFLSNAIYAWVMHIKGPVFVTAFKPLSIVISVAMGVMFLGDTLYIGSIIGATIISIGLYTVLWGKSKEEAEEDVIGSLESLTSENVPFLHSYNTSYSEKKTDTN from the exons ATGGCAAGAAGATGGTCCTTCTACAAGAATCTGCTTCCAATCTTGTTACTTATTGGTATAGAGTGCAATGATATGGGGTTACTCACTTTGTTCAAAGCAGCCACCAATAAAGGCATGAGCAACCATGTGTTTGTTGCATATGCTTATGCTATTGCTACTATTGTTCTTATTCCTGCACCTTTCATCTCCAAAAG AAGTTCATCTCAAATTCTGGGGTATGCTGGAATTAGTTACAGTTCTCCAACACTTGCTTCATCAATTGGCAACTTGGTTCCTGCTTTCACCTTCTTGCTTGCAGTCTTTTTCAG GATGGAAAAGATGGATGTAAAAAGTAGAATTAGTCAAGCTAAGGTAATGGGAAGCATAATATCAATAGCAGGAGCATTTGTGTTGACTTTCTACAAAGGTCCATCTATCAGCAACAATTCTCATACCAAAATTACCTCATTGCCCCTGCTTCAACAACCAATTAACCTTCCCAGAGCAGTGGACACAAATTGGGTCCTTGCTGGAATTCTTCTAACAGCTGATTATTTACTTTTTTCAATATGGTACATTTTACAG gtGGATGTATTGAAGGATTACCCAGATGAACTAAGTATGCTCTTCTTTTACAACGTGACTTCAACCATCATATCTACAATTGTAGGTTCAATTTTAGAGCCTAATGCAAGTGCTTGGAAGATAAGGCTAGACATTTCATTGGTCTCAATTCTTTGCTCA ggtTTACTTGGAAAGTTCTTGAGCAATGCAATTTATGCTTGGGTGATGCACATAAAAGGACCAGTTTTTGTAACAGCATTCAAGCCACTATCAATTGTTATTTCTGTTGCCATGGGAGTCATGTTCCTAGGTGACACTCTTTATATTGGAAG TATAATTGGGGCTACAATAATATCAATTGGACTCTACACTGTATTGTGGGGCAAATCAAAAGAAGAGGCAGAGGAAGATGTTATTGGTAGCCTAGAATCACTAACTAGTGAGAATGTTCCATTCTTGCATAGCTACAACACTTCATACTCTGAAAAGAAAACAGACACAAATTAA